TTCCTCCCTACGGTACGGGAGCTTCGCTCTATCTGCGTCCGGTGATGTTCGGAACGACGGTCGGATTGGGCGTGAAACCGGCCAGGGAAGCCCTGCTGATCGTCTACTGTTCGCCCGTCGGAGCCTATTTTAAATCGGGAATCAAACCGATTCGGGTTGCTATCGACCGGGAGCAGGACCGCGCTGCTCCACGTGGAACAGGCGATGTGAAGGTCGGAGGCAACTATGCGGCCAGCCTGTTGTCGGGCGAAAAGGGACATGAAATGGGTTATTCGAATATCATGTACCTCGATGCTGCCGAGCATAAATACATTGAAGAGTGCGGAGCTGCCAATTTCTTCGGTATCAAGGATGGCAAGTATATCACGCCGAAGTCGCCTTCGGTTTTGCCGTCGATTACCAATATGAGCCTTCGTCAGATTGCACGCGATATGGGTTTAGTTGTCGAGGAGCGTCATATTCCGGTCGAGGAGTTGGAATCTTTCGAGGAGTGCGGCGCCTGCGGAACGGCAGCGGTTATCTCCCCTATCGGATATATTTACGATATGCAGACCGAAAAATCGTATGATTACGGCGACGAGGTAGGAAAGAACTGCATGGAACTCTATACGCGCTTGCAGGATATTCAGTATGGTCGTGCGGAGGATAAATACGACTGGTGTACGGTTGTGCTGTAAAATAGCGAAATATTGATATTAAAAAGCCACTCCCGAAGGAGTGGCTTTTTAATATTGGTTGTTTTGTGTGGGTATCCGGTGTGTTTTTCTTGCGCTTGTTCCACGTGGAACATTATACCCTATCGCCCGAATTTTACAAGCAATACATTGACGTCGGCAGGTGAAACTCCGGGAATCCGTGATGCCTGACCAATCGTTTCGGGTCGGATGCGCGAGAGTTTCTGCCGGGCCTCGATGGTCAGAGCATTCATTGAATGAAAATCGAAATTTTCCGGAATTCGGATGTTTTCGAGGCGTCGCAATTTCTCTGCGATGAATTTTTCGCGTTCGATATATCCTTTATACTTGATTTGGATTTCCGTCTCTTCGATCGCTTCGGGAGTTATTTCGTTTGCCGCGATGAATTTCCGCAGTTTGGGCAGTGCGTTTTGCAGCGAATCGAATGTGACGTTATTGCGCATCAGAATGTCGTAAAGCTTTCTTCCCTGCGATAAAGGCTCTGAATCGACCGATTTTAAATAGTCGTTAATTTCGGCTGCTTTGACACTCTGTTCGCGGGCGAATGAAATAAGCGATTCTACGAGTGTGTTTTTTTTGGTGAAATGATCGTATTGTTTTTGCGAAATCAGACCTATTTTGTATCCCAGCGGAGTCAAACGGATGTCGGCGTTGTCCTGTCGGAGCAGAATGCGATATTCGGCCCGGGAGGTGAACATGCGATAGGGTTCGTCGACGCCTTTGGTCACCAGGTCGTCGATCAGTACGCCGATATAGGCTTCGTCGCGTTTCAGAACGACCGGACTCTCCCCTTTCATTGCTCGGTGGGCATTGATGCCCGCTATCAGGCCCTGCGCCGCCGCTTCCTCATATCCTGTCGTACCGTTGACCTGCCCGGCGAAGTAAAGACCCGAAACCAGTTTCGTTTCGAGTGAATGGTGCAACTGTGTAGGCGGAAAATAGTCGTATTCGATGGCGTATCCGGGCCGGAAAATGTGCAGATCCTCGAATCCGCGGATTTTGTGCAGGGCTTTCCATTGAACTTCCCAGGGCAGAGACGACGAAAAGCCGTTCAGGTAATATTCATTGGTCGAACTGCCTTCGGGTTCCAGGAAGAGCTGGTGCTGGTCTTTGTCGGCAAAGGTGCGGAGTTTGTCCTCGATCGACGGGCAGTAGCGCGGACCGATGCCGCAGATCGTACCGTTGAACAGCGGCGACCTGTCGAATCCGGTGCGGAGGATGTCGTGAACCTCTTTCGAAGTGTAGACCAGAAAGCAGGGAAGCTGCTCTTTGATCGGTTTCGTTTCGGGTGAAAAGGAGAATTTGGCGGGGTTTTCGTCGCCGTATTGTGGTTCGAGGATTTCGAAATCGATGGTCCGGGCGTCGAGGCGCGCCGGGGTTCCGGTCTTCATGCGTCCGGTCTCGAAACCGATGGCCCGGAGACTCTCCGTAATGCCGTGCGAAGCGGCGTCCCCCGCCCTGCCGCCCTCGGCGTGCGAGGCTCCGCAGTGCATCACTCCTCTGAGGAATGTGCCGGAGGTGAGTATGACTTTCCGGCAGGAAAATTCGACGCCCATGCGGGTCCGAACGCCCCGGATGGCGAGTTTTCCGGCGGCCGACGGTGCATTTCGGAGTGTCGGATCTGAATCTGCATCCGATTCGGCTGCCGAAGAAATCGTGCCGGGCGCGGAATTGAACGACGTTGTGGTTTCGTCGGGCAGATTGTCCGACGGCGCCGCGTTTGTTTCCGGAGCCGGGGCGAACAGCAGTTCGGTCGCGGCGTCCTGCCAGATATAGAGGTTCCAGGTGTTTTCGAGCGTGCGACGCCACTCCTCCGAAAAACGGGTTTTGTCGCATTGCGCCCGGGGACTCCACATTGCCGCACCCTTCGACCGGTTGAGCATCCGGAACTGAATGGTCGTGAGGTCGGTGATACGGCCCATTTGGCCGCCTAATGCGTCTATCTCTCTGACAATCTGACCTTTGGCTACTCCTCCGACTGCCGGGTTGCACGACATGGCAGCCAGTTTGGCCATGTCCATCGTGAGCAGCAGCGTGCGCGAGCCGAGCCGTGCGGCGGCCGAGGCGGCTTCGCATCCGGCGTGTCCTCCGCCGATGACGATAATGTCGTAATCGAGTGTCATTCGTTATTCGTTTTGTCTGTTTTCGGATCTGTCTCCCGGAGTGGTACGGCTCCGGAAATCAACGCTTCGAAGTCGGTTTCGTTCCACTCCACCTCGCTCTCGTCGGGCAGTTCCAGCGAGTGAAAGTCGATCATATCCATCTCAAGTCCTGTTTCAAAGGGAACATAAAGCGACTGAAACCGTTCTGTTTTCCGGTCATTGCTGAAGGCGAACACAGCCATCCTGCACACGGTGTCCACAAGGTATATGTCCACCCGGTCGATGCCGGCGTCTCCGGCCGTTGTCCGGAGGCGGTAATGCGTCGGGGCGATGCGTTCCGCCGCGCTGATGCGTGAGGGCCGCGGGCCGTCCATTGTCTGACGGACGAAAAGCGAATCCGAAATCCACACCGGATAGGGATTGAAACAGTTTACGTAGTAGCTCCCCCGGAAAGAGCGGACCGGCGTCCA
This Alistipes shahii WAL 8301 DNA region includes the following protein-coding sequences:
- a CDS encoding branched-chain amino acid aminotransferase, with protein sequence MENTDWSALGFDYRKTDYNVRYSFADGKWSDMVVTDDEYIQMHMSASCLHYGIELFEGLKAFRGVDGKVRLFRVADNARRLQSSAKRLCLPVPSIEMIVDACIEVVKRNERFVPPYGTGASLYLRPVMFGTTVGLGVKPAREALLIVYCSPVGAYFKSGIKPIRVAIDREQDRAAPRGTGDVKVGGNYAASLLSGEKGHEMGYSNIMYLDAAEHKYIEECGAANFFGIKDGKYITPKSPSVLPSITNMSLRQIARDMGLVVEERHIPVEELESFEECGACGTAAVISPIGYIYDMQTEKSYDYGDEVGKNCMELYTRLQDIQYGRAEDKYDWCTVVL
- the mnmG gene encoding tRNA uridine-5-carboxymethylaminomethyl(34) synthesis enzyme MnmG, whose translation is MTLDYDIIVIGGGHAGCEAASAAARLGSRTLLLTMDMAKLAAMSCNPAVGGVAKGQIVREIDALGGQMGRITDLTTIQFRMLNRSKGAAMWSPRAQCDKTRFSEEWRRTLENTWNLYIWQDAATELLFAPAPETNAAPSDNLPDETTTSFNSAPGTISSAAESDADSDPTLRNAPSAAGKLAIRGVRTRMGVEFSCRKVILTSGTFLRGVMHCGASHAEGGRAGDAASHGITESLRAIGFETGRMKTGTPARLDARTIDFEILEPQYGDENPAKFSFSPETKPIKEQLPCFLVYTSKEVHDILRTGFDRSPLFNGTICGIGPRYCPSIEDKLRTFADKDQHQLFLEPEGSSTNEYYLNGFSSSLPWEVQWKALHKIRGFEDLHIFRPGYAIEYDYFPPTQLHHSLETKLVSGLYFAGQVNGTTGYEEAAAQGLIAGINAHRAMKGESPVVLKRDEAYIGVLIDDLVTKGVDEPYRMFTSRAEYRILLRQDNADIRLTPLGYKIGLISQKQYDHFTKKNTLVESLISFAREQSVKAAEINDYLKSVDSEPLSQGRKLYDILMRNNVTFDSLQNALPKLRKFIAANEITPEAIEETEIQIKYKGYIEREKFIAEKLRRLENIRIPENFDFHSMNALTIEARQKLSRIRPETIGQASRIPGVSPADVNVLLVKFGR